A single region of the Pseudomonas solani genome encodes:
- a CDS encoding AEC family transporter — translation MTASPTGPPDVAVIPLLEALWPLFALIVGGYVLRLKGFPGDAFWPAAERLNYFILFPALLFSSLATAPLDNPALPRLALAVLLGLGIAWVALLVTKRVLGWPAARFGAITQGVLRFNTYLGLAAIGSLFGKEGLAIAALMLALMVPTVNLLSVWSLTAERGVSAKGLLLPIARNPLILACLAGAAYNLAGFGLGGGIDRLLNLFAVASLPLGLLCVGAALQPRELSGELPALGWNCAVRLLAMPALAFAVARLLGLPAMESSILVLFFALPTAPTAYVLTRQLGGDGHLMAGIITLQTLLSGATLLLVLALLQGVA, via the coding sequence ATGACCGCCTCTCCAACCGGACCACCGGACGTCGCTGTGATCCCATTGCTAGAGGCCCTCTGGCCCCTGTTCGCCTTGATAGTCGGCGGCTACGTGCTGCGCCTGAAGGGCTTCCCCGGCGATGCCTTCTGGCCTGCCGCCGAACGCCTCAATTACTTCATCCTCTTCCCCGCGCTGCTGTTCAGCAGCCTGGCCACGGCGCCGCTGGACAACCCCGCGCTGCCGCGCCTGGCCCTGGCGGTACTGCTGGGCCTGGGCATTGCCTGGGTGGCCTTGCTGGTGACCAAGCGGGTGCTGGGCTGGCCGGCGGCGCGCTTCGGTGCCATCACCCAGGGCGTGCTGCGCTTCAACACCTACCTGGGGCTGGCGGCCATCGGCAGCCTGTTCGGCAAGGAGGGCCTGGCCATCGCCGCGCTGATGCTGGCGTTGATGGTGCCCACGGTGAACCTGCTGTCGGTATGGTCGCTCACCGCCGAGCGCGGGGTCAGCGCCAAGGGCCTGCTGCTGCCGATCGCCAGGAACCCGCTGATCCTCGCCTGCCTCGCCGGCGCCGCTTACAACCTCGCCGGCTTCGGCCTGGGTGGCGGCATCGACCGCCTGCTCAACCTGTTCGCCGTGGCCAGCCTGCCCCTGGGCCTGCTCTGCGTCGGCGCGGCCCTGCAACCCCGCGAGCTGAGCGGCGAGCTGCCGGCCCTGGGCTGGAACTGCGCAGTGCGCCTGCTGGCCATGCCCGCCCTGGCCTTCGCCGTGGCGCGCCTGCTCGGCCTGCCGGCGATGGAGAGCAGCATCCTGGTGCTGTTCTTCGCCCTGCCCACCGCCCCCACCGCCTACGTGCTGACCCGCCAGCTGGGCGGCGACGGCCATCTGATGGCGGGCATCATCACCCTGCAGACGCTGCTTTCCGGGGCGACCCTGCTGCTGGTGCTGGCCTTGTTGCAGGGGGTTGCATGA
- a CDS encoding DUF2388 domain-containing protein produces MNARWLYGLLPCLALQPALAAPIEEQNPFVQGAVYAGVITLSPFFTLTFSLRSMGGGEPRLVLVRDDAASFLASDGAIRGAQLEGALQVLRQREELARYSDQELAEAILAQPL; encoded by the coding sequence ATGAACGCCCGCTGGCTTTACGGGCTGCTGCCCTGCCTGGCGCTTCAGCCGGCCCTGGCTGCGCCAATTGAGGAACAGAACCCGTTCGTCCAGGGCGCCGTATACGCCGGGGTCATCACCCTGTCGCCGTTTTTCACCCTCACCTTCAGCCTGCGCTCCATGGGCGGCGGCGAGCCCCGGTTGGTGCTGGTGCGCGACGATGCGGCGAGCTTTCTCGCCAGTGACGGGGCCATCCGTGGCGCCCAGCTGGAAGGTGCGCTGCAAGTGCTGCGCCAGCGCGAGGAGCTGGCCCGGTACAGCGACCAGGAATTGGCCGAGGCGATACTCGCCCAACCGCTCTGA
- a CDS encoding CitMHS family transporter, producing MLTFLGFAMVMTFMYLIMTKRLSALIALIIVPIAFALLGGFAAGIGPMMLEGIGKLAPTGVMLMFAILYFALMIDSGLFDPAVRAILRVVKGDPLKVSVGTAALALIVSLDGDGATTYMICVAALLPLYSRLGMSPLIMAGLIILAGGIMNMTPWGGPTARAASALHVDPSDIFVPMIPAMVAGAVALFALAWVYGKRERARLGVLQLPDEQISHDEISVSQYPEARRPKLLWVNAALTATLMVTLIAGLLPLPVLFMIAFSIAMIINYPCLQQQKERVAAHAGNVLAVVGLIFAAGIFTGILSGTGMVEAMSKSLLAVIPPSLGPYMAVITALVSMPFTFFMSNDAFYYGVLPVLTEAAGHYGISPVEMARASIVGQPVHLLSPLVPSTYLLVGLAKIEFGDHQRFTLKWAVMICLCILLAALLLGVFPLFGTH from the coding sequence ATGCTGACCTTCCTTGGCTTCGCCATGGTCATGACCTTCATGTACCTGATCATGACCAAGCGCCTGTCCGCGCTGATCGCACTGATCATCGTCCCCATCGCCTTCGCCCTGCTCGGCGGCTTCGCGGCCGGCATCGGCCCGATGATGCTGGAGGGCATCGGCAAGCTCGCGCCCACCGGCGTGATGCTGATGTTCGCCATCCTCTACTTCGCCCTGATGATCGACTCCGGGCTGTTCGACCCCGCCGTGCGCGCCATCCTGCGGGTGGTCAAGGGCGACCCGCTGAAGGTCTCGGTGGGCACCGCCGCCCTGGCGCTGATCGTCTCCCTCGACGGTGACGGCGCCACCACCTACATGATCTGCGTGGCCGCCCTGCTGCCGCTCTACAGCCGCCTGGGCATGAGCCCGCTGATCATGGCGGGGCTGATCATCCTCGCCGGCGGCATCATGAACATGACCCCCTGGGGTGGCCCCACCGCCCGCGCCGCCAGCGCCCTGCACGTGGACCCGTCGGACATCTTCGTGCCGATGATCCCGGCCATGGTCGCCGGCGCCGTAGCGCTGTTCGCCCTGGCCTGGGTCTATGGCAAGCGTGAGCGGGCCCGCCTCGGCGTGCTGCAACTGCCGGACGAACAGATCAGCCACGACGAGATCAGCGTTTCCCAGTACCCGGAAGCGCGCCGGCCGAAACTGCTGTGGGTGAATGCGGCGCTGACGGCCACGCTGATGGTGACGCTGATCGCCGGCCTGCTGCCGCTGCCGGTGCTGTTCATGATCGCCTTCAGCATCGCCATGATCATCAACTACCCCTGTCTGCAGCAGCAGAAGGAGCGCGTCGCGGCCCATGCCGGCAACGTGCTGGCGGTGGTGGGGCTGATCTTCGCCGCGGGCATCTTCACCGGCATCCTCTCCGGCACCGGCATGGTGGAGGCGATGTCCAAGAGCCTGCTGGCGGTGATCCCGCCATCCCTCGGGCCGTACATGGCGGTGATCACGGCGCTGGTGAGCATGCCCTTCACCTTCTTCATGTCCAACGACGCTTTTTATTACGGCGTGTTGCCGGTTCTCACCGAAGCGGCGGGCCATTACGGCATCAGCCCGGTGGAGATGGCGCGGGCCTCCATCGTAGGCCAGCCGGTGCACCTGCTCAGTCCGCTGGTGCCCTCCACCTACCTGCTGGTGGGCCTGGCGAAGATCGAATTCGGCGACCACCAGCGCTTCACATTGAAGTGGGCGGTGATGATCTGTCTGTGTATCCTGCTCGCCGCACTGTTACTCGGCGTGTTCCCGCTGTTCGGTACACACTGA
- a CDS encoding TerC family protein gives MEWLTSPEIWVAFFTLTALEIVLGIDNIIMIAILVGRMPPHMQARTRFFGLALAMVTRILLLLSITWIMRLTADLFHVFDQGISGRDLILFFGGLFLLWKSSTEMYHSLEGEDETEQPQAGGAARNFIGTIIQIAIIDIVFSLDSVITAVGMVSHVPVMVAAIVVAVLVMMAAAGTISDFIDKHPSLKMLALSFLVVVGTVLIAESFEVHVPKGYVYFAMAFSLAVEALNIRMRTARKRKEDPVKLRKDIPGE, from the coding sequence ATGGAATGGCTGACCAGCCCGGAAATCTGGGTCGCCTTCTTCACCCTGACCGCCCTGGAGATCGTCCTGGGCATCGACAACATCATCATGATCGCCATCCTCGTGGGCCGCATGCCGCCGCACATGCAGGCACGCACCCGCTTCTTCGGCCTGGCGCTGGCGATGGTCACCCGCATCCTGCTGCTGCTGTCGATCACCTGGATCATGCGGCTCACCGCCGACCTGTTCCACGTCTTCGACCAGGGCATCTCGGGGCGCGACCTGATCCTGTTCTTCGGCGGCCTGTTCCTGCTGTGGAAGAGCAGCACCGAGATGTACCACAGCCTCGAAGGCGAGGATGAAACCGAGCAGCCGCAGGCCGGTGGCGCCGCGCGCAACTTCATCGGCACCATCATCCAGATCGCCATCATCGACATCGTGTTCTCCCTGGACTCGGTGATCACCGCCGTGGGCATGGTTTCCCACGTGCCGGTGATGGTCGCCGCCATCGTCGTCGCCGTGCTGGTGATGATGGCCGCCGCCGGCACCATCAGCGACTTCATCGACAAGCACCCGAGCCTGAAGATGCTGGCCCTGTCGTTCCTCGTGGTGGTCGGTACCGTGCTCATCGCCGAGTCGTTCGAAGTCCACGTGCCGAAGGGCTACGTCTACTTCGCCATGGCCTTCTCCCTGGCCGTGGAAGCCCTGAACATCCGCATGCGCACCGCGCGCAAGCGCAAGGAAGACCCGGTCAAGCTGCGCAAGGACATCCCCGGGGAATAA
- the prfH gene encoding peptide chain release factor H codes for MILLQLSAAQGPDECALAVAKALHRLLDEAATLDVQAQVLEREEGARRGTLDSVLLALDGARADELAGHWEGSLQWTCPSPYRPNHGRKNWFFGGARFAAPPASLEGEIRFEALRSSGPGGQHVNTTDSAVRATHLASGISVKVQSERSQHANKRLATLLIGQRLAQRAEQADDALRAERRLFHHRVERGNPVRCFRGERFEPV; via the coding sequence ATGATCCTTCTGCAACTCTCGGCGGCCCAGGGGCCGGACGAATGCGCCCTGGCGGTGGCCAAGGCGCTGCACCGGCTGCTGGACGAAGCCGCCACGCTGGATGTGCAGGCCCAGGTGCTGGAGCGGGAGGAGGGCGCCCGTCGCGGCACGCTCGACTCCGTGCTCCTGGCCCTGGACGGCGCGCGTGCGGACGAGCTGGCCGGGCACTGGGAAGGCTCCCTGCAATGGACCTGCCCCAGCCCCTACCGGCCCAACCACGGGCGCAAGAACTGGTTCTTCGGCGGTGCGCGGTTCGCCGCGCCACCGGCCAGCCTGGAAGGTGAGATCCGCTTCGAAGCCCTGCGCTCCTCGGGCCCGGGCGGCCAGCACGTCAACACCACCGACTCGGCGGTGCGCGCCACCCACCTGGCCAGCGGCATCAGCGTCAAGGTGCAGAGCGAACGCAGCCAGCACGCCAACAAGCGCCTGGCCACGCTGCTCATCGGCCAGCGCCTGGCACAACGCGCCGAACAGGCCGACGACGCCCTGCGCGCCGAGCGACGCCTGTTCCACCACCGGGTGGAACGGGGCAACCCGGTGCGCTGCTTTCGAGGCGAACGCTTCGAACCGGTGTGA
- a CDS encoding RNA ligase RtcB family protein: MGTCIRNLSDGITLIAADDTWIEGKAIQQLETTARLPGMQRVAGMPDLHPGRGYPVGAAFFSSGRFYPALVGNDIGCGMAFWRTDIPVAKLHLDKLEKRLGSLDAPLDDSWQEAIAAFGLPPCGHERSLGTIGGGNHFAELQQLDEAYDDAALAALGVDRKHLLLLVHSGSRGLGEAILREQVDRFSHAGLEAGSADAEHYLARHDGALRFAEANRQLIARRMLERLRADGEQLLDVNHNLVSAATIGGVDGWLHRKGATPADQGVMVIPGSRGDYSYLVAPVADERSLLSLAHGAGRKWMRSECKDRLAKRYSVEQLERTALGSRVICADRALIYEEAPEAYKAIDSVVGALREAGLVRVLARLKPVLTYKTKGGCC, from the coding sequence ATGGGCACTTGCATTCGCAATTTGTCCGACGGCATCACCCTGATCGCCGCGGACGACACCTGGATCGAAGGAAAGGCGATCCAGCAACTTGAAACCACCGCCCGCCTGCCGGGCATGCAACGGGTGGCCGGCATGCCGGACCTGCACCCGGGACGTGGCTACCCGGTGGGCGCCGCGTTCTTCTCCAGCGGCCGCTTCTACCCGGCGCTGGTGGGCAACGACATCGGCTGCGGCATGGCCTTCTGGCGCACCGACATTCCGGTCGCCAAGCTGCACCTGGACAAGCTGGAGAAGCGCCTGGGCTCCCTCGACGCACCGCTGGACGACAGCTGGCAGGAGGCGATCGCCGCCTTCGGCCTGCCGCCCTGCGGGCACGAGCGTTCCCTGGGCACCATCGGCGGTGGCAACCACTTCGCCGAGCTGCAGCAGCTCGACGAAGCCTATGACGACGCGGCCCTGGCGGCCCTGGGCGTCGACCGCAAGCACCTGCTCCTGCTGGTGCACAGCGGCTCCCGTGGCCTGGGCGAAGCCATCCTGCGCGAGCAGGTGGACCGCTTCAGCCACGCCGGCCTGGAAGCCGGCAGCGCAGACGCCGAGCACTACCTGGCCCGCCACGACGGCGCTTTGCGCTTCGCCGAGGCCAACCGGCAACTGATCGCCCGACGCATGCTGGAACGCCTGCGTGCCGACGGCGAGCAACTGCTGGACGTGAACCACAACCTCGTCTCCGCCGCGACCATCGGCGGCGTCGACGGCTGGCTGCACCGCAAGGGCGCCACGCCGGCGGACCAGGGCGTGATGGTCATCCCCGGCTCCCGGGGCGACTACAGCTACCTGGTGGCACCGGTGGCCGACGAGCGCAGCCTGCTCTCGCTGGCCCACGGCGCTGGGCGCAAGTGGATGCGCAGCGAGTGCAAGGACCGCCTCGCCAAGCGCTACAGCGTCGAGCAACTGGAACGCACCGCCCTGGGCAGCCGGGTGATCTGCGCCGACCGTGCGCTGATCTACGAGGAAGCGCCGGAAGCCTACAAGGCCATCGATTCGGTGGTCGGCGCCCTGCGCGAGGCCGGCCTGGTGCGGGTACTGGCGCGGCTCAAGCCGGTGCTCACCTACAAGACCAAGGGAGGCTGCTGCTGA
- a CDS encoding AraC family transcriptional regulator, translated as MSQPLVSPTLAQAGGGPLLVAAWQHSPLERQTALHCHARGQLLGAGQGLLSVTAADSHWVVPATHAVWVPPGCEHALRSHGPFDGWSVYVAPQACRELPQAPRIIATSGLLREAVRRATDWGEGPLDARQLRIAGVILDELLGLPEEPFGLPLPTDPRLRRICQALADELADNRSLEAWAQWAGMSSRTLARRFVEETGFAFGQWRQRARLLRALERLAAGDAVTRVALELGYDNVSAFIAMFRRHFGVTPGRYFAR; from the coding sequence ATGTCGCAGCCCCTGGTTTCACCCACCCTCGCCCAGGCAGGCGGCGGCCCGCTGCTGGTCGCGGCGTGGCAGCACAGCCCCCTCGAGCGCCAGACCGCCCTCCATTGCCACGCCCGTGGCCAGCTGCTCGGCGCTGGGCAGGGCCTGCTGTCGGTGACGGCGGCCGACAGCCACTGGGTGGTCCCGGCCACCCATGCGGTGTGGGTGCCGCCGGGTTGCGAGCATGCCCTGCGTTCCCACGGGCCCTTCGATGGCTGGAGCGTCTATGTGGCGCCGCAGGCGTGCCGGGAATTGCCGCAGGCGCCCCGGATCATCGCCACCTCGGGCCTGCTGCGGGAGGCGGTGCGGCGTGCGACGGACTGGGGCGAGGGGCCGCTGGATGCACGGCAGCTGCGCATCGCCGGGGTGATCCTCGACGAGCTGCTGGGCCTGCCGGAAGAACCCTTCGGCCTGCCGCTGCCGACGGACCCGCGCCTGCGGCGCATCTGCCAGGCACTGGCCGATGAGCTGGCGGACAACCGCAGCCTGGAGGCCTGGGCGCAATGGGCGGGGATGTCGTCCCGGACCCTGGCCCGGCGCTTCGTCGAGGAGACGGGCTTCGCCTTCGGCCAGTGGCGCCAGCGCGCACGCCTGCTGCGGGCCCTGGAGCGCCTGGCGGCGGGCGATGCGGTGACACGGGTGGCGCTGGAGCTGGGCTATGACAACGTCAGTGCGTTCATCGCCATGTTCCGGCGCCACTTCGGGGTGACGCCGGGTCGCTACTTCGCGCGCTAG
- a CDS encoding peptidoglycan DD-metalloendopeptidase family protein, which translates to MLGRILLLCGSLAAALPACALTIYKYTDANGVVTYTDKAVAGAQVFVFRDRMVERLDLSVKLETQKHDAGETLLVRNDLYAPVEVELSLSNVSNAVGAPDKPIRWVLPPRSKIRLATLAPADSSKAMRYKPRLRYALGDPRQQPSLYNYPLPWLGGPFRLTQGANGQYSHFTPKGRYAQDVAMPEGTPIVAARPGMVVKIENQQSGRGNNPSGNFVRILHNDGTMGVYLHLMRGSVRVQEGQRVAIGEQIGRSGNTGNSTGPHLHFVIQRNVGLALESIPFKFAQPVDSLPNFAVGGDD; encoded by the coding sequence ATGCTAGGGCGCATTCTTCTTCTCTGCGGTTCGCTGGCGGCAGCCCTGCCGGCGTGCGCGCTGACCATCTACAAGTACACCGATGCCAACGGCGTGGTCACCTACACCGACAAGGCCGTCGCGGGCGCGCAGGTGTTCGTCTTCCGTGATCGCATGGTCGAGCGCCTGGACCTCTCGGTGAAGCTGGAAACCCAGAAGCACGATGCCGGCGAAACCCTGCTGGTGCGCAACGACCTCTACGCGCCGGTGGAAGTGGAGCTGAGCCTGAGCAACGTCAGCAACGCCGTGGGCGCGCCGGACAAGCCCATCCGCTGGGTGCTGCCGCCGCGCAGCAAGATCCGCCTCGCCACCCTGGCCCCGGCCGACTCCAGCAAGGCCATGCGCTACAAGCCGCGCCTGCGCTACGCCCTGGGCGACCCGCGGCAGCAGCCTTCGCTCTACAACTACCCGCTGCCCTGGCTCGGTGGCCCGTTCCGCCTCACCCAGGGTGCCAACGGCCAGTACAGCCACTTCACCCCCAAGGGCCGCTACGCCCAGGACGTGGCCATGCCCGAAGGCACGCCCATCGTCGCCGCCCGCCCGGGCATGGTGGTGAAGATCGAAAACCAGCAGAGCGGCCGGGGCAACAACCCCTCCGGCAACTTCGTGCGCATCCTCCACAACGACGGCACCATGGGCGTCTACCTGCACCTGATGCGTGGCTCGGTGAGGGTCCAGGAGGGCCAGCGCGTGGCCATCGGCGAGCAGATCGGCCGTTCCGGCAACACCGGCAACAGTACCGGCCCGCACCTGCATTTCGTCATCCAGCGCAACGTCGGCCTGGCGCTGGAATCCATCCCCTTCAAGTTCGCCCAGCCGGTGGACTCCCTGCCCAACTTCGCCGTGGGCGGCGACGACTAG
- a CDS encoding response regulator, producing MSKVTVLVVDDASFIRDLVKKGLRDHFPGIQIEEAINGRKAQQMLARSAVDLILCDWEMPEMSGLELLTWCRSQDTLKTTPFVMVTSRGDKENVVQAIQAGVSDYIGKPFSNDQLVTKVKKQLARAGKLEALAAGAPPKMLSSGGFANDSLAALTGGKAEVVKPAAAPKAAAKPAAPTPSAKAAGQAPGGRGQAQLRLPSGVLSCVIKTISLKDAHLVVKRGEPLPQVLESAVLDLEQGEGGEVARLNGYLHSVAALEPKPDSEWLQLTFRFVDRDPQKLDYLSRLIARGSAQKHFVPGA from the coding sequence ATGAGCAAGGTGACAGTGCTGGTAGTGGACGATGCGTCCTTCATTCGCGATCTGGTGAAGAAGGGGCTGCGCGATCACTTCCCCGGCATCCAGATCGAAGAAGCGATCAACGGGCGCAAGGCCCAGCAGATGCTGGCGCGTTCGGCCGTCGACCTGATCCTCTGCGATTGGGAGATGCCGGAGATGTCCGGCCTCGAGCTGCTCACCTGGTGCCGCTCCCAGGACACGCTGAAGACCACGCCCTTCGTCATGGTCACCAGCCGTGGCGACAAGGAGAACGTGGTGCAGGCCATCCAGGCCGGCGTCTCCGACTACATCGGCAAGCCCTTCTCCAACGACCAGCTGGTGACCAAGGTGAAGAAGCAGCTGGCCCGCGCCGGCAAGCTCGAAGCCCTGGCCGCCGGCGCGCCGCCGAAGATGCTCAGCAGCGGCGGCTTCGCCAATGATTCCCTGGCCGCCCTCACCGGCGGCAAGGCCGAGGTGGTCAAGCCCGCCGCGGCACCCAAGGCTGCTGCCAAGCCGGCTGCACCGACCCCGTCGGCCAAGGCCGCCGGCCAGGCACCGGGCGGTCGTGGCCAGGCGCAGCTGCGCCTGCCCAGCGGCGTGCTCTCCTGCGTGATCAAGACCATCAGCCTCAAGGACGCCCACCTGGTGGTGAAGCGTGGCGAGCCGCTGCCCCAGGTGCTGGAAAGCGCCGTGCTCGACCTGGAGCAGGGCGAAGGCGGCGAGGTGGCGCGCCTCAACGGCTACCTGCACTCGGTGGCGGCCCTGGAGCCCAAGCCCGACAGCGAATGGCTGCAGCTGACCTTCCGCTTCGTCGACCGCGACCCGCAGAAGCTCGACTACCTTTCTCGCCTGATCGCCCGTGGCTCGGCGCAGAAACATTTCGTACCCGGCGCCTGA
- the phoU gene encoding phosphate signaling complex protein PhoU → MIDKDSLTHHISQQFNAELEDVRSHLLAMGGLVEKQVNDAVTALIDADSGLAQQVREIDDQINQMERNIDEECVRILARRQPAASDLRLIISISKSVIDLERIGDESSKIARRAIQLCEEGVSPRGYVEVRHIGDQVRRMVQESLDAFARFDADLALSVAQYDKTIDREYKTALRELVTYMMEDPRAISRVLNIIWALRSLERIGDHARNIAELVIYLVRGTDVRHMGLARMQEEVKGTANKGGDTPAN, encoded by the coding sequence ATGATCGACAAAGACAGCCTCACCCATCACATCTCCCAGCAGTTCAACGCCGAACTGGAGGACGTGCGCAGCCACCTCCTGGCGATGGGCGGCCTGGTGGAGAAACAGGTCAACGACGCCGTCACCGCGCTGATCGACGCCGACTCGGGCCTGGCCCAGCAGGTGCGCGAGATCGACGACCAGATCAACCAGATGGAGCGCAACATCGACGAGGAGTGCGTACGCATCCTCGCCCGTCGCCAGCCGGCGGCCTCCGACCTGCGCCTGATCATCAGCATCTCCAAGTCGGTGATCGACCTGGAGCGCATCGGCGACGAGTCCTCGAAGATCGCCCGCCGCGCCATCCAGCTCTGCGAGGAAGGCGTGTCGCCGCGCGGCTACGTCGAAGTCCGCCACATCGGCGACCAGGTGCGTCGCATGGTGCAGGAGTCGCTGGACGCCTTCGCTCGCTTCGATGCCGACCTGGCCCTGTCCGTGGCCCAGTACGACAAGACCATCGACCGCGAGTACAAGACCGCCCTGCGCGAGCTGGTCACCTACATGATGGAAGACCCGCGCGCCATCAGCCGCGTGCTCAACATCATCTGGGCCCTGCGTTCCCTGGAGCGCATCGGCGACCACGCACGCAACATCGCCGAACTGGTGATCTACCTGGTGCGCGGTACCGACGTCCGCCACATGGGCCTGGCGCGCATGCAGGAAGAAGTGAAGGGCACTGCCAACAAGGGTGGCGACACCCCCGCCAACTGA
- the pstB gene encoding phosphate ABC transporter ATP-binding protein PstB translates to MQHESHSHGVNISALGRSKQSLSLAEETVALEVPGLNLYYGEKQALYDVQMNIPKQRVTAFIGPSGCGKSTLLRCFNRMNDLVDGCRVDGEIRLDGNNIYRKGEEVAELRRRVGMVFQKPNPFPKSIYENVVYGLRIQGINKKRVLDEAVEWALKGAALWEEVKDRLHESALGLSGGQQQRLVIARTIAVEPEVLLLDEPCSALDPISTLKVEELIYELKSKYTIVIVTHNMQQAARVSDYTAFMYMGKLIEFGDTDTLFTNPAKKQTEDYITGRYG, encoded by the coding sequence ATGCAACACGAAAGCCATAGCCACGGCGTCAACATTTCCGCCCTCGGCCGCAGCAAGCAGAGCCTGAGCCTGGCCGAGGAAACCGTTGCCCTCGAAGTGCCCGGCCTCAACCTGTACTACGGCGAGAAGCAGGCCCTGTACGACGTGCAGATGAACATCCCGAAACAGCGCGTGACCGCCTTCATCGGTCCGTCCGGCTGCGGCAAGTCCACGCTGCTGCGCTGCTTCAACCGCATGAACGACCTGGTGGATGGCTGCCGCGTCGATGGCGAGATCCGCCTCGACGGCAACAACATCTACCGCAAGGGCGAGGAAGTGGCCGAGCTGCGCCGCCGCGTCGGCATGGTGTTCCAGAAGCCGAACCCCTTCCCCAAGAGCATCTACGAGAACGTCGTCTACGGCCTGCGCATCCAGGGCATCAACAAGAAGCGCGTGCTCGACGAAGCCGTTGAATGGGCCCTCAAGGGCGCGGCGCTGTGGGAAGAGGTCAAGGACCGCCTGCACGAATCCGCCCTCGGCCTCTCCGGCGGCCAGCAACAGCGTCTGGTCATCGCCCGCACCATCGCGGTCGAACCCGAAGTGCTGCTGCTCGACGAACCCTGCTCGGCCCTGGACCCGATCTCCACCCTCAAGGTGGAAGAGCTGATCTACGAGCTGAAGAGCAAGTACACCATCGTCATCGTCACCCACAACATGCAGCAGGCCGCGCGCGTCTCCGACTACACGGCGTTCATGTACATGGGCAAGCTGATCGAATTCGGCGATACCGATACCCTGTTCACCAACCCGGCCAAGAAGCAGACCGAGGACTACATCACCGGTCGCTATGGCTAG